The following proteins come from a genomic window of Meles meles chromosome 1, mMelMel3.1 paternal haplotype, whole genome shotgun sequence:
- the RAP1A gene encoding ras-related protein Rap-1A yields the protein MREYKLVVLGSGGVGKSALTVQFVQGIFVEKYDPTIEDSYRKQVEVDCQQCMLEILDTAGTEQFTAMRDLYMKNGQGFALVYSITAQSTFNDLQDLREQILRVKDTEDVPMILVGNKCDLEDERVVGKEQGQNLARQWCNCAFLESSAKSKINVNEIFYDLVRQINRKTPVEKKKPKKKSCLLL from the exons ATGCGTGAGTACAAGCTAGTGGTCCTTGGTTCAGGAGGCGTGGGGAAGTCTGCTCTG acaGTTCAGTTTGTTCAGGgaatttttgttgaaaaatatGACCCAACGATAGAAGATTCCTACAGAAAG CAAGTTGAAGTAGATTGCCAACAGTGTATGCTCGAAATCCTGGACACAGCAGGAACA GAACAATTTACAGCAATGAGGGATTTGTATATGAAGAATGGCCAAGGGTTTGCACTAGTATATTCTATTACAGCTCAGTCCACGTTTAATGACTTACAGGACCTGAGGGAACAGATTTTACGGGTTAAGGACACAGAAGAT GTTCCAATGATTTTGGTTGGCAATAAATGTGACCTGGAAGATGAACGAGTAGTTGGCAAAGAACAGGGTCAGAACTTAGCAAGACAGTGGTGTAACTGTGCCTTTTTAGAATCTTCTGCAAAGTCAAAGATCAACGTTAACGAG atattttatgaCCTGGTCAGacagataaatagaaaaacaCCAGTGGAAAAGAAGAAGCCTAAAAAGAAATCATGTCTGCTGCTTTAG